The following proteins are co-located in the Bathymodiolus thermophilus thioautotrophic gill symbiont genome:
- a CDS encoding IS5 family transposase, whose product MRVKTTQEQTFADSFINIPNSQLDIINKVIDWEVIAKDLSHIKVDYSAVSLFKALLIGTWHNLSDEKLADSLSRDLVFINFCNFSLSGNKPDATTIGRFRTKLIKQNLFDRLLSSINLMLENNQLKLSNGKHVAMDATLIQSARRTKKIITTHKTGEVYEIDSNPIQYSDDKDARWTFKAGKYTYGYSSVVTTDANGLINKATTHPANDSEMTHFEENVKQAGNQKGVRVLYDKGAASQANSEALKAQKLRDGIMRKKPKGKQMSHWNKLRNKAISKRRFVVERTFGTLKRTYGLARSRYIGLEKVASEVNLKAIAYNLVRAANVYINKGLNTA is encoded by the coding sequence ATGCGAGTTAAAACCACTCAAGAACAAACCTTTGCTGATAGTTTTATCAACATACCAAACTCCCAACTAGACATCATTAACAAAGTTATCGATTGGGAAGTTATAGCCAAAGATCTGTCTCATATTAAAGTTGACTATTCTGCTGTTAGTCTGTTTAAAGCGCTATTAATAGGCACATGGCACAATCTCTCTGATGAGAAGTTGGCTGATAGTCTTAGTAGAGATTTAGTCTTTATTAACTTTTGCAACTTTAGCCTAAGTGGCAACAAACCTGATGCTACAACCATTGGCAGATTTAGAACCAAACTAATCAAACAAAATCTATTTGATAGACTTTTGAGTAGCATCAATCTTATGCTTGAGAATAATCAACTCAAACTCTCTAATGGCAAACATGTTGCCATGGATGCAACCTTAATTCAAAGTGCTAGACGCACTAAGAAGATTATTACAACACACAAAACTGGTGAGGTTTATGAGATTGATAGTAACCCAATTCAATATTCAGATGATAAAGATGCAAGATGGACATTTAAGGCGGGAAAATACACTTATGGATATTCATCAGTAGTAACAACTGATGCCAATGGATTAATTAACAAAGCCACTACGCACCCTGCTAATGATAGTGAAATGACTCATTTTGAAGAAAATGTTAAACAGGCAGGCAATCAAAAAGGCGTAAGAGTTTTATACGACAAAGGAGCAGCCTCTCAAGCTAATAGTGAAGCACTTAAAGCACAAAAGTTAAGAGATGGTATTATGCGCAAAAAACCCAAAGGCAAGCAAATGAGTCATTGGAATAAATTACGCAATAAAGCAATCAGCAAAAGAAGGTTTGTGGTTGAACGCACCTTTGGTACGCTCAAACGCACTTATGGTTTGGCAAGAAGTCGTTATATTGGTTTAGAGAAAGTTGCCAGCGAAGTTAATCTTAAAGCTATTGCTTATAATCTAGTTAGAGCGGCGAATGTTTATATTAACAAGGGATTAAATACAGCCTAG
- a CDS encoding cadherin domain-containing protein, with translation MNTFNRFIVTTLLVLFASQVFATDTFIATISAHAQDGTPNTQASLTHQSMVFTSIQDGASGNSTTITILGNDSTGCSLLGGFSWHITAICGIPALGGTSTKQNLVDIVNTAIGFSATGGSSTALDSSVLLEKTNLTGGITGLPLESQSVNFAPTSASKAGIVYKVTINGTNYIHTTTGTDSVYTIVTALQSKIINSVVHCQRNNIFVLCTANTSGAAGIFTYSSFAFDSANFNITSTNILNTNEGANLEHTLTANDTAATFSITEDTSGLFSLSGTHNNTLTFNGTNTDYEVTKSYTVKVKATTGDGDDKNTTQTITVTLVDLNDETPTAITLTGDRTIAENTRTGTELGTLSATDADADANDTFTYTSSNTKFTISNDKLKLNTTLDYENATSLSTTITVTDANSHTFDKTFNFTVSDIDDTAPTNILLSNVNLIKDQPANTLVGTLSASDVDTNTPLTFTVNDTTNFKIVNGNELRTNKSITTALGNTININITASDNTNDSAPQPFTIAITTTYIAAPVISQFSVTQDENKGPLISKDGGEVTVSASAGTGTYTWSSDDFSNTSTSKTFVFNPQSANIGTRTITLKVTAGNFSSERVLKLKLVDTYPNGRTDTNGNGISDSKESGNSNNELPAGTNKKITSPGSTRILPGIMGEDSGQLTLDQLKQYRVANHLSDYTKDTLATGDIYDYIVEGLRATGASTQVIIQLATPIPANAVLRQYSLATGWRNFVVGSNIQSKTNTSNTCTDGTWQTSLITGATCLKLTLKDGGENDSDNQANGVIEGTVSIATSVVTGGSDGDSNDSSGGGCVYNPNAPARFDTVFILLMALSAYYLIRRKRCFIR, from the coding sequence ATGAATACATTTAATCGCTTTATTGTTACCACTTTATTGGTTTTGTTTGCTTCTCAGGTGTTTGCCACAGACACCTTTATTGCCACTATAAGCGCACATGCTCAAGACGGCACACCTAACACACAAGCCTCTTTAACCCATCAATCTATGGTATTCACTAGCATTCAAGATGGGGCGAGTGGTAATTCTACTACCATTACCATACTAGGTAATGACTCCACAGGGTGTAGTTTATTAGGGGGGTTTTCTTGGCATATTACAGCAATTTGCGGCATTCCCGCTCTAGGAGGAACCTCTACCAAGCAAAATCTAGTAGATATTGTTAATACAGCAATTGGTTTCAGCGCAACAGGTGGCAGTTCAACAGCATTGGATAGCAGTGTATTATTAGAAAAAACCAACTTAACTGGTGGCATAACTGGATTACCGTTAGAGTCTCAATCGGTAAATTTTGCACCAACATCTGCCAGCAAAGCAGGCATCGTTTACAAAGTGACCATCAACGGCACCAATTATATCCACACCACCACAGGCACTGATTCAGTCTATACAATTGTAACGGCCCTACAATCAAAAATAATCAATTCTGTTGTTCATTGCCAAAGGAATAATATTTTTGTATTATGCACCGCAAATACCTCTGGCGCCGCAGGTATTTTTACTTATTCAAGTTTCGCATTTGATAGTGCCAATTTTAACATCACCTCCACCAACATCCTTAACACCAATGAAGGTGCCAACCTCGAACACACCCTTACCGCCAACGACACCGCTGCTACTTTCAGTATCACCGAAGATACCAGTGGCTTATTCAGTCTCAGTGGCACCCACAACAACACCCTAACCTTCAACGGCACCAACACCGACTACGAAGTTACAAAATCTTACACCGTCAAAGTCAAAGCCACCACTGGAGACGGCGACGATAAAAACACCACTCAAACCATCACCGTTACCCTTGTTGATCTCAACGACGAAACCCCTACCGCCATCACCCTCACAGGCGACCGCACCATCGCTGAAAACACAAGAACTGGCACTGAATTAGGCACACTCTCCGCCACCGATGCCGACGCCGATGCCAACGACACTTTCACTTACACCAGTAGCAACACCAAATTTACCATTAGCAATGACAAACTCAAACTCAACACCACCCTAGACTACGAGAATGCCACCAGTCTTAGCACCACCATTACCGTAACCGATGCCAACAGTCACACATTCGACAAAACCTTTAACTTCACAGTTAGCGACATAGACGACACTGCCCCAACTAACATTCTACTTAGTAATGTAAACTTGATCAAAGACCAACCCGCCAATACCCTAGTCGGTACCCTCAGTGCCAGTGATGTAGATACCAACACTCCCCTTACCTTTACCGTCAACGACACCACCAACTTCAAAATCGTCAACGGCAATGAACTTAGAACCAATAAATCCATCACCACTGCCCTCGGAAACACGATCAACATTAACATCACCGCCAGCGACAATACTAACGACTCCGCTCCACAACCCTTTACCATTGCCATTACTACCACTTACATCGCTGCCCCAGTAATCTCCCAATTTAGTGTAACCCAAGATGAAAACAAAGGTCCTTTAATCAGCAAAGATGGTGGAGAAGTTACCGTCAGTGCCTCAGCAGGCACAGGAACTTACACTTGGAGTAGTGACGATTTTTCTAACACAAGCACCAGCAAGACTTTTGTTTTCAATCCCCAAAGTGCCAACATCGGCACCCGAACAATCACATTAAAAGTAACAGCCGGAAATTTTTCATCAGAAAGAGTATTGAAACTTAAATTAGTTGACACCTACCCCAATGGACGAACAGACACAAACGGCAATGGCATTTCCGACAGCAAAGAATCAGGAAATAGCAACAACGAGTTACCCGCAGGCACAAACAAAAAAATCACCAGTCCAGGAAGTACTAGAATATTACCCGGTATCATGGGCGAAGATTCTGGGCAGCTAACCCTTGATCAACTAAAACAATACAGAGTAGCCAACCACCTATCCGACTACACCAAAGACACCTTAGCCACTGGCGATATCTACGACTATATCGTTGAAGGCCTAAGAGCCACTGGTGCTTCTACCCAAGTAATCATTCAACTCGCCACCCCAATCCCTGCAAATGCAGTATTGCGTCAATACTCACTAGCAACCGGTTGGCGTAATTTTGTGGTTGGTAGCAACATACAATCCAAAACCAACACAAGCAATACCTGCACCGATGGTACTTGGCAAACAAGTCTAATCACAGGTGCAACTTGCCTTAAACTAACCCTTAAAGATGGTGGCGAAAACGATAGCGATAACCAAGCCAACGGCGTGATTGAAGGCACCGTTTCAATAGCAACATCTGTTGTTACTGGTGGTAGTGATGGTGATAGTAATGATAGCAGTGGTGGTGGCTGTGTTTACAATCCCAATGCACCCGCTAGATTTGATACAGTTTTTATTCTGTTAATGGCATTAAGTGCTTATTATTTAATCAGAAGAAAGCGCTGTTTTATTCGTTAA